The Chryseobacterium sp. 52 genome includes a region encoding these proteins:
- a CDS encoding S1 RNA-binding domain-containing protein: MQLGKTQTLKISEKNHSGWILVDESGEKAFLPKVFTSDEKEINDDVEVFVYQDDGKLKATTEIPLAEVGEYAVMSCVQSLPSGAFMDWGIIKDLFIPYKQQKSKIIEGKRYLVHLYVDEGLDLITGTTKFKRNPQYQDLPFQKGDKVDLLMMNESELGWNVVINKKYIGLIYTSDVFKKLYPLSEEGGYIKAIREDGKIDISLQPEGFENVDEFKQKILDKLEENYGLLYLSDKSSPGQIKEELQMSKKNFKKALGGLYKDKIVDILEDKIKLL, from the coding sequence ATGCAACTCGGAAAAACCCAGACTTTAAAAATTTCAGAAAAAAATCATTCAGGATGGATCCTGGTGGATGAATCAGGCGAAAAAGCTTTTCTGCCTAAGGTTTTCACCAGCGACGAAAAAGAAATTAATGATGATGTTGAAGTTTTTGTATATCAGGATGACGGCAAATTAAAGGCAACCACTGAAATTCCATTGGCTGAAGTAGGCGAGTATGCTGTAATGAGCTGTGTACAGAGTCTTCCGAGCGGAGCATTTATGGATTGGGGAATCATTAAAGATCTTTTTATCCCATACAAACAGCAGAAATCCAAAATTATTGAAGGAAAAAGATACCTGGTTCATCTTTATGTAGATGAAGGTCTGGATTTGATTACCGGAACCACAAAATTCAAAAGAAATCCACAGTATCAGGATCTTCCTTTCCAAAAAGGAGATAAAGTAGATCTTCTTATGATGAATGAAAGCGAACTGGGCTGGAATGTGGTTATTAATAAAAAATACATCGGACTTATCTATACATCAGATGTTTTCAAAAAACTATATCCATTGTCAGAAGAAGGCGGATATATCAAAGCTATCCGTGAAGACGGTAAAATTGATATCTCTCTGCAGCCTGAAGGTTTTGAGAATGTAGACGAATTTAAACAGAAGATTCTGGATAAACTGGAAGAGAATTACGGACTGCTTTATCTGTCGGACAAATCTTCTCCCGGACAGATCAAAGAGGAACTTCAGATGAGCAAGAAGAATTTCAAAAAAGCACTCGGTGGACTGTATAAAGATAAGATCGTCGATATTTTAGAAGATAAAATAAAGTTATTATAA
- a CDS encoding arylamine N-acetyltransferase family protein — translation MKNNELDLYLKRIEVETLKKNIGKLELLKTLHQMHPKNITFENIDTFTGEIPLLQLDAVCNKLIRLQRGGYCYEQNILFKNVLESLGFTVKVHLARVVWGSKDGTRTARSHMILTTDIEGVQYLVDVGFGSMTLTSPILVDTDIEQETPNGLFRLVNTAGFYRLEVLKEEWLPIYKFSLEEVEFSDLEMANWYIATGPDSVFRKFLMITRVDEEARYALFNNTFSIRWNDGRKESSAITDFSQLVFTLKNNFNLHHLPDDLLEKVYEKLKEIQTHFNVPQ, via the coding sequence ATGAAGAACAATGAACTGGATCTGTATTTGAAAAGAATAGAAGTAGAAACTCTGAAAAAAAATATCGGAAAATTAGAACTTCTGAAAACACTTCATCAGATGCATCCTAAAAATATAACATTTGAAAATATTGATACATTTACAGGGGAAATACCTTTATTACAGCTGGATGCAGTATGTAATAAACTGATAAGACTTCAGCGGGGAGGCTACTGCTATGAACAAAACATATTGTTTAAAAATGTTTTAGAGAGTCTAGGCTTTACGGTTAAAGTACACTTGGCAAGGGTCGTCTGGGGCAGTAAAGACGGTACCAGAACTGCCCGTTCCCATATGATTTTGACTACAGATATTGAAGGGGTACAGTATCTGGTAGATGTTGGTTTTGGTTCTATGACGCTTACATCTCCGATTTTGGTGGATACAGATATCGAACAGGAAACGCCAAATGGTTTATTTCGTCTGGTGAACACAGCCGGTTTTTACAGACTGGAAGTGCTGAAAGAAGAGTGGTTGCCTATCTATAAGTTTTCTCTGGAAGAAGTGGAATTTTCAGACCTGGAAATGGCCAACTGGTATATTGCAACAGGTCCGGACTCAGTGTTTCGTAAATTTTTGATGATCACAAGAGTGGATGAAGAGGCCAGATATGCTCTTTTTAACAACACATTCAGTATCCGTTGGAATGATGGAAGAAAGGAAAGTTCAGCAATTACAGACTTCAGTCAACTGGTTTTTACGTTAAAAAATAATTTTAATCTTCACCATTTGCCTGATGATTTGTTAGAAAAGGTGTATGAAAAACTAAAAGAAATTCAGACTCATTTTAATGTGCCCCAATAA